From the Solirubrobacterales bacterium genome, the window CTTCCGCAACCGGACCGGCAGATCGGCCGAGACCTTCGCCCGGGCCGAAAAGGTGATGCCCGGTGGTGTTCCCTCCTCCTTCCAGACCAACGACCCCTGGCCGGTCTACCTGGAGCGAGGTGAAGGCTCCCAGGTGTGGGATGTCGACGGCAACCGGTACACCGATTTCCACAACGGATTCGGGGTCATGGCGATCGGCCACGCCAACCCGGTCGTCGGCGAGGCGGTCAAGAGGCGGATCGACCTCGGCACCCACTTCGCTGCGCCGACCGAGGGTTCGATCGTCGTTGCCGAGGAACTGAAACGCCGCTTCAAACTCCCCCACTGGCGTTTCACCAACTCCGGGACCGAGTCGACGATGGACGCGGTCCACCTCGCGCGCGGAGCCACCGGGCGGGACATTCTGCTGAAGATCGAGGGGTCCTACCACGGCCACCACGATGCTGTGATGGTCTCCTGCTACCCGTCTCTGGAGGAACTCGGCGAGCCGGAAGACGCAAACTCGATTCCGTACGGCGGGGGCACCCCGCGGGCGCTGACCGAGTTGACCCGGGCGATCCCGTTCAACAACGCCGACGTGCTTGAGCGGGTGCTGGAGCAGCTCGATGGCCAGGTGGCCGGGCTGATCATGGAGCCCTCGATGATGAACATCAACATCATCCCGCCCCGCGAAGGCTATCTGGAACGGGTCCGGGAACTGACCGAAAAGCACGGGGTCAAGCTGATCTTCGACGAGGTCAAGACCGGGGCGACGATCTCGGCGGGCGGGGCAACCGCCTACTTCGGGGTGACCCCGGATCTGGTCACCCTGGCCAAGGCGACCTGCGGTGGCTACCCGGGTGGCGCGATCGGGATGTCGGACGAGATGGCGGAACTGGTCGAGTCGGATGCGGTCAAGCAGTACGGCACCTTCAACGGCAACCCGCTGGTGATGGCAGCGGCCGAGGCGACCCTGACCGAAGTCCTGACCGACGCGGCCTACACCGAGCTGAACCGCAAGAACGAGTACCTGCTCAAGGGCTGCCAGGGCGTGATCGACCGTTACGGTCTGCCGGCCTACACCGAGGGACTCGGGGCGAAGGGCTGCGTGATCTTCTCGCCGGAGCGGATCTACGAGTACCGGGACTACCTGACCAAGGTGAACGAGGAACTCTCCACCCTGGCCTGGCTCTACCACATGAACCACGGGATCTTCATGACCCCCGGGGTCGAGGAGGAGTGGACCCTCTCGATCGCCCACACCGATCAGGATCTCGACAACTACATCGCGGCCTTCGAGGCCTTCGCCTCCGACGTCAGTTCGGGCTGATCCCGGACAGAACAGGGTCGGGGGACGGTCGGCCGGCCGACCTCGCGTCGGCTGCTTCCCCGGGACGCGTCACAGCAGAGTGAGGCCGCTCGGGGATTCGTCCCCGGTGCGACCCCCACCGGAAGCCTCGTCCGCCTTGGCCTGCTTTTCCCGATAGAGGATCCGGTCGGCGCGGGCGATGCAGTCCCCCAGTGGTTCGTCCGGCCCGGCGATCACCAGGCCCCCCGACCACGACGTCGGTGATCGGCGACGGAGCCGGTCGACCAGATTCCTGGCGGCCTCCTCCCCGACCTCGGGAAAGACGACCACAAACTCATCCCCACCGATTCGGGCGACGAGATCCCCCACCCGGACATCGGCGCGCCAGGCCTTGGCGAACTCCCGCAGCATCTTGTCACCTGCCTTGTGACCCTGCCGGTCATTCACCAGCTTCAGCCCGTCCAGGTCGGCAACCAGAACCGCGATCCGGTCATCCCGACGAAAGTTTCTCACCCGTCTCACCTCCCGCTCGAGGCCGGTCCGGTTCAGCAGTCCGGTCAAGGGGTCGGTGGTCGCCTCGTGACGAAGCTGGTTGGTAGTCCGGCTCATGATTTCCATGATCACCACGAAGCTGCCGGCGAAGGCCAGCCCGATCGCCCCTCCGTCCGGGACCGCGCCGATTCGCATGCACACGAGAATCCCCAGGCAGAATCCGGCCGCGTAGACCCTGGTCACCGCCGGACGGAAACAGGCGCCGATGAATACCCCGAACCAGAGCAGGACGATCAGGGTGAGCGAAGCCACCATCGGTGAGTCGGTACGGGCAAGGATGGTCAGGGTCCAGACCGCTCCGCCGACCACCAGAAGATGAACCATCCAGATCCGGATCACCGGGCCCAGGAATCGACAAGCTGCGCCAGCGGCAAGCGCAGCCATGGTTTCCACGGCACGTCGGGTGCGGTCCAGGTCGTCGACCAGCGGAAATACCATCGTGTAAGCCAGCATCGCCGCCGCGGCCAGAAAGATCGCGGTCAGCCACCGCGGCTGCCAAGGCGGAGCGGTCCTGAACAGGTCGGTTCGGGTCCTCAGCAGGGTCATGTCCTCCCTGAACCCATCGGTTCGACGTACGATGAGCCAAAGGCGCATCTCAAGTCAGGGACGAAGTCCAGCCGCAGGTCAGCGGTCGGCATCCGAAAGCCCGCCCCCGACCAGATCCCGGAACCACTCCTTGAAACGGTCGGTGCGACGTCCCGGCCGGAATCGCTTCTCGGCCCGGGCCTGCTTTCCGGGGTTGCGTTCGCCGTAGCGTTTCTTGGCCCAACGTGAGTTCGGTTTGGCCAGCCGGGCGGCTCCGTAGGCACCGAACGGCCAGATGAAGAAGCCGAGCAGGGCGTGGAGGATCCGGTCCTTCAGCACACAGATCACCGCCCACCAGATGACCATCCCGGCCAGAAGGAGCGAGGCCACGAGCGCCTCCGGTGAATCCGAGACCACCTCGAACGGCCGCACCCCGAGCAGGACCATGCCGAGGAATACCGCGATGATCACGGTTGCGTCAATCGAACGACGCCCCTCCTCGCTCCAGTAGACGTCATCCAGATGGAGCCAGAGGGCGAACTCGTCGATCGTGAGCCCGATCCCGACCCCGAACCCGAACGCCGCGAAAAGCGAAAGGGCGGACTCCCCCTGGTCGGCGAATCCGAGCGCCCCGCTCAGCATCATGGTGATGATCCCGAAAACCAGGTGATGAACGTGAAGCCCGGAATCGCTGACGATGCTTCCCGGCCACCACGGGACCTTGGGACTCCGCATCAGCCTGGTGCTCGCCCGGATTGCGATGAAAGACACCAGAAAGCCGACCAGCACCAGGAAGACCAGCTCACGCTGATGCTCGACCAGCTGGTCGTTCCAGAACTGGCTGGCCGCCGAACCGAGACTGGCCACCTTCATCTGACACCCCCGCTGTGGATTTCAGGACGATCCCGGTCTTTCTTTCTTGCCTTCTCCGCGTAGAGCAGCCGGTCGGCACGGCCGTACATCGCGTCCAACGACTCGCCCGGCTCGGAAACCACAACGTCACCCGACCACTCCACCGGAGAGATCTCCCGAAGCCGACTGACCAGCGCCTCGACCGCTTCGAGGTCGGTTTCCGGAAAAACCACCACGAACTCGTCGCCACCGATCCGGCCGATCAGGTCTCCCGCTCGCACGTTCTCCTGCCAGACCCGGGCGAAGTCCCGCAACGCCCGATCTCCTTCGAGGTGTCCCAGACGGTCGTTGAGCCCCTTGAAGTCGTCCAGATCGACCATCAACAGCGAAACCTGCCGGCCGCGGCCGAACCCCCGCACCCGCTCGAGTTCACGTTCGAGACCGCCCCGGTTGAGCACTCCGGTGAGCGGATCGGTCGATGCCGCGACGCGCAGGCGAGTCGAGATGCGGGTGAGGATTTCCATGGTCACCACCAGGGAGGCAGCGAAGAGAATGGTGAGTCCGCCCTCGCCTTCGACCGGATTCACGTAGGTCGCAACCGCAAGACCAACGCAGATGTAGGCAGCGAAGGCCCGGGTGATGCCGGGCCGGAAAGCAAGCCCGGTCAGAACACAGGTCCAGAGCAGCGTGATCAGCATCAGCATCAAGGCGTTCTGATTGCTGACCTCGCCCACCCCGACCATT encodes:
- a CDS encoding aspartate aminotransferase family protein, producing MVETSTGGTSEFDPKRIAALTEAEQETFRNRTGRSAETFARAEKVMPGGVPSSFQTNDPWPVYLERGEGSQVWDVDGNRYTDFHNGFGVMAIGHANPVVGEAVKRRIDLGTHFAAPTEGSIVVAEELKRRFKLPHWRFTNSGTESTMDAVHLARGATGRDILLKIEGSYHGHHDAVMVSCYPSLEELGEPEDANSIPYGGGTPRALTELTRAIPFNNADVLERVLEQLDGQVAGLIMEPSMMNINIIPPREGYLERVRELTEKHGVKLIFDEVKTGATISAGGATAYFGVTPDLVTLAKATCGGYPGGAIGMSDEMAELVESDAVKQYGTFNGNPLVMAAAEATLTEVLTDAAYTELNRKNEYLLKGCQGVIDRYGLPAYTEGLGAKGCVIFSPERIYEYRDYLTKVNEELSTLAWLYHMNHGIFMTPGVEEEWTLSIAHTDQDLDNYIAAFEAFASDVSSG
- a CDS encoding GGDEF domain-containing protein, translated to MTLLRTRTDLFRTAPPWQPRWLTAIFLAAAAMLAYTMVFPLVDDLDRTRRAVETMAALAAGAACRFLGPVIRIWMVHLLVVGGAVWTLTILARTDSPMVASLTLIVLLWFGVFIGACFRPAVTRVYAAGFCLGILVCMRIGAVPDGGAIGLAFAGSFVVIMEIMSRTTNQLRHEATTDPLTGLLNRTGLEREVRRVRNFRRDDRIAVLVADLDGLKLVNDRQGHKAGDKMLREFAKAWRADVRVGDLVARIGGDEFVVVFPEVGEEAARNLVDRLRRRSPTSWSGGLVIAGPDEPLGDCIARADRILYREKQAKADEASGGGRTGDESPSGLTLL
- a CDS encoding GGDEF domain-containing protein, with amino-acid sequence MPGWDEISVSLRRTVPIWQPRTMAGICFASALVQLGSMEFEMDGMASPASVVVTAGSGVICWMLARRFRVWTMYLVVAVGLGSGMVGVGEVSNQNALMLMLITLLWTCVLTGLAFRPGITRAFAAYICVGLAVATYVNPVEGEGGLTILFAASLVVTMEILTRISTRLRVAASTDPLTGVLNRGGLERELERVRGFGRGRQVSLLMVDLDDFKGLNDRLGHLEGDRALRDFARVWQENVRAGDLIGRIGGDEFVVVFPETDLEAVEALVSRLREISPVEWSGDVVVSEPGESLDAMYGRADRLLYAEKARKKDRDRPEIHSGGVR